A genome region from Pseudomonas pergaminensis includes the following:
- a CDS encoding AAA family ATPase produces the protein MKILAIRLKNLASLAGPFEIDFTAEPLASAGLFAITGPTGAGKSTLLDALCLALFGAVPRLGDTGQAKMPDADSDISIGDPRTLLRRGTGGGYAEVDFVGVNGRRYRARWEANRARDKASGKLQNSRQSLLDLDSDQLLASQKTEYKTQLELALGLNFEQFTRAVLLAQSEFSAFLKANDNERSELLEKLTDTALYTQLGRRAFDKAKEARDAHKQLQDQATGVVPLAPEDRAELDQQFDAAQQQLKAEQAQLKQLELQHTWLKELREWQERQLAANEQLQRAQSDWDNQGPQRQDLSRLDQLAPQRHQFARQAELSTLLTPLAAQIQLHTQQQADLHARQEQAQQQLANAQSALAQALKNQGDAVPLLRQAFEQQSTLAHLSQALAKRTEDTQQHEQAWAEGQALLNGLQEKQGQVAERLQRLSAELESSAALAPLGDAWNAYRDRLQQLVLIGNRLNKGEAELPQLEQRATLAAEQFTQQREALDLLYQEAGAEPHAVAEQIQLLASLLQDNRKQQRAFEDLTRLWDSQQQLDLHASTLTQKLTDAQQKREQLNQTGLQTKAELTVAEQTLTVTKQLLERQRLARSASVEELREQLQDDQPCPVCGSHEHPYHQPEALLQSLGRHDENEEATAQKAVDTLKETLTELRGEVGGLIAQQKEYLHQQEQLATQQQALKPSLDAHPLAAALFNQDAAKRSAWLDQQLSQLTQSITQDEQRQGALLNLQQNAGRLQQQLQAAQEASQQSRQLLVDQQRELASDRERLEQELNAFTGLLPADTLEGLRAEPAATFMQLDQQVSQRLEQLGHQRDELAEQQERQQVIEKEQTHQQHRQQQRDALIQQVTELAAQQQAGQEKLSALLGEHSTAEQWQHHLDQAVTQSRDSEADANKQLQALHNALIQLAGDLKSQQEREQALQAEQQTLDTRISEWRALHPELDDAGLNRLLGYDDAQVSQLRQQLQHSEKAVEQAKVLLQEREQRLADHQALHNGNLDAEALESALAVLNQQLADSEKRCAELRARQSEDQRRQDANQAFAEQIAKAYDEWQRWARLNALIGSATGDTFRKIAQAYNLDLLVHHANVQLRQLVRRYRLKRGGSMLGLLVMDTEMGDELRSVHSLSGGETFLVSLALALGLASMASSTLKIESLFIDEGFGSLDPESLQLAMDALDGLQAQGRKVAVISHVQEMHERIPVQIQVKRQGNGLSTLEVK, from the coding sequence ATGAAGATCCTCGCCATCCGCCTGAAAAACCTCGCCTCCCTGGCCGGCCCGTTTGAGATCGACTTCACCGCCGAGCCCCTGGCCAGTGCTGGGTTGTTCGCGATTACCGGGCCAACTGGCGCCGGTAAAAGCACCCTGCTCGACGCACTGTGCCTGGCGTTGTTTGGCGCGGTGCCACGCCTGGGCGATACCGGCCAGGCGAAGATGCCAGATGCCGACAGCGATATTTCCATCGGTGACCCACGCACCCTGCTGCGGCGCGGCACCGGTGGCGGTTATGCCGAGGTGGATTTTGTCGGCGTCAACGGCCGTCGCTACCGTGCGCGCTGGGAAGCCAATCGCGCCCGCGACAAGGCCAGCGGCAAGTTGCAGAACAGCCGCCAGAGCCTGCTGGACCTGGACAGCGACCAATTGCTGGCCAGCCAGAAAACCGAATACAAGACTCAGCTGGAACTGGCCCTGGGCCTGAACTTCGAACAGTTCACCCGCGCCGTGTTGCTGGCGCAAAGCGAGTTCAGCGCCTTTCTCAAGGCCAACGACAACGAACGCAGCGAACTGCTGGAAAAACTCACTGACACGGCCCTCTACACCCAGCTCGGCCGGCGCGCCTTCGACAAGGCCAAAGAGGCCAGGGACGCCCACAAGCAGTTGCAGGACCAGGCCACCGGCGTGGTGCCCCTGGCGCCCGAGGACCGCGCCGAACTGGATCAGCAATTCGACGCCGCGCAACAACAGCTCAAGGCTGAGCAAGCACAACTCAAGCAGCTTGAACTTCAGCACACCTGGCTCAAGGAACTGCGTGAATGGCAGGAACGCCAACTCGCCGCTAACGAACAGCTGCAACGCGCGCAGTCCGACTGGGACAACCAAGGGCCGCAACGCCAGGACCTGAGCCGCCTGGACCAGTTGGCACCGCAACGTCATCAATTCGCCCGCCAGGCCGAACTCAGCACGCTGCTCACCCCCCTGGCCGCGCAAATCCAGCTGCATACTCAACAACAAGCCGACCTGCATGCCCGCCAGGAACAGGCCCAGCAACAGCTCGCCAACGCACAGAGCGCATTGGCGCAAGCCCTGAAAAACCAGGGCGATGCCGTGCCGTTGCTGCGCCAGGCATTTGAGCAGCAAAGCACCCTCGCCCACTTGAGTCAGGCACTGGCCAAGCGCACCGAGGACACACAGCAGCACGAACAGGCCTGGGCCGAAGGCCAGGCCCTGCTCAACGGTTTGCAGGAAAAACAGGGCCAGGTCGCCGAACGCCTGCAACGCCTGAGTGCCGAGCTTGAGAGCAGTGCCGCCCTCGCGCCATTGGGCGATGCCTGGAACGCCTACCGCGACCGCCTGCAACAGTTGGTGCTGATCGGTAATCGCCTGAACAAGGGTGAGGCCGAACTGCCGCAATTGGAACAGCGCGCCACCCTTGCCGCCGAACAGTTCACCCAGCAACGCGAAGCGCTGGACCTGCTGTACCAGGAAGCGGGCGCCGAACCCCACGCCGTGGCCGAGCAGATCCAGTTGCTGGCCAGTCTGCTGCAGGACAATCGCAAACAGCAGCGCGCCTTCGAAGACCTGACGCGCCTGTGGGACAGCCAGCAGCAACTGGACCTGCACGCCAGCACACTGACGCAAAAGCTCACCGATGCTCAACAAAAGCGCGAGCAACTGAACCAGACCGGCCTGCAGACCAAAGCTGAGCTGACCGTTGCCGAACAGACCCTGACCGTGACCAAGCAACTGCTGGAACGCCAGCGCCTGGCCCGCAGCGCGAGCGTCGAGGAATTGCGCGAGCAGTTGCAGGACGATCAGCCCTGCCCGGTGTGCGGCAGCCATGAACACCCGTACCACCAGCCCGAAGCCCTGCTGCAAAGCCTCGGTCGCCATGACGAAAACGAAGAAGCCACGGCGCAGAAAGCCGTCGATACCCTCAAGGAGACACTCACCGAGCTGCGCGGTGAAGTGGGTGGCCTGATCGCCCAACAAAAGGAATACCTGCACCAGCAGGAGCAGTTGGCGACGCAACAGCAAGCACTCAAACCCAGCCTGGATGCGCACCCGCTGGCCGCCGCGTTGTTCAACCAGGACGCCGCCAAACGCAGCGCCTGGCTTGACCAGCAACTGAGCCAACTGACCCAGAGCATCACTCAGGACGAGCAGCGTCAAGGCGCCCTGCTCAACCTGCAACAAAATGCCGGCCGCTTGCAGCAACAATTGCAGGCTGCCCAGGAAGCGAGCCAGCAGTCGCGTCAATTGCTGGTGGACCAGCAGCGTGAACTGGCCAGCGACCGCGAACGCCTGGAGCAGGAACTGAACGCGTTCACCGGCCTGTTGCCTGCCGATACCCTGGAAGGTCTGCGCGCCGAGCCAGCCGCCACGTTCATGCAGTTGGACCAGCAGGTCAGCCAGCGCCTTGAACAGCTGGGCCATCAACGTGATGAGCTGGCCGAGCAACAAGAGCGTCAACAGGTCATCGAGAAAGAACAGACCCATCAGCAGCATCGCCAGCAACAACGCGACGCACTGATTCAGCAGGTTACCGAGCTGGCTGCACAACAACAGGCCGGCCAGGAAAAGCTCAGCGCATTGCTCGGCGAGCACAGCACTGCCGAGCAGTGGCAGCATCACCTGGATCAGGCCGTGACCCAGTCGCGCGACAGCGAGGCCGATGCCAACAAACAACTGCAAGCGCTCCACAACGCGCTGATCCAACTGGCCGGCGACCTCAAGTCCCAGCAGGAACGCGAACAGGCCTTGCAGGCCGAGCAACAGACCCTCGACACCCGCATCAGCGAGTGGCGCGCCCTGCACCCGGAACTTGACGACGCAGGCCTCAACCGTTTGCTCGGCTACGATGACGCCCAGGTCAGCCAACTGCGCCAGCAGCTGCAGCACAGCGAAAAAGCCGTCGAACAGGCCAAGGTTTTGCTGCAAGAACGAGAGCAACGTCTCGCCGACCACCAGGCCTTGCACAACGGCAATCTCGACGCCGAGGCACTGGAGAGTGCCCTGGCCGTCCTCAACCAGCAATTGGCCGACAGCGAGAAACGTTGCGCCGAATTACGTGCGCGCCAGTCCGAAGACCAGCGCCGCCAGGACGCCAACCAGGCCTTCGCCGAGCAGATCGCCAAGGCCTATGACGAGTGGCAGCGCTGGGCCCGCCTGAATGCGCTGATCGGTTCGGCCACCGGCGACACCTTCCGCAAGATCGCCCAGGCCTACAACCTCGACCTGCTGGTGCACCACGCCAATGTGCAGCTGCGCCAGCTGGTGCGTCGCTACCGTCTCAAACGCGGCGGCAGCATGCTCGGCCTGTTGGTGATGGACACGGAAATGGGCGATGAGCTGCGCTCGGTGCATTCGTTGTCTGGCGGCGAAACGTTCCTGGTGTCCCTGGCGCTGGCACTCGGCCTGGCGTCGATGGCCTCCAGCACACTGAAGATCGAGTCGCTGTTTATCGATGAAGGCTTTGGCAGCCTGGACCCGGAATCGCTGCAATTGGCCATGGACGCCCTGGACGGCTTGCAGGCCCAAGGGCGCAAGGTGGCGGTGATCTCCCACGTGCAGGAAATGCACGAACGGATTCCGGTACAAATTCAGGTCAAGCGCCAGGGCAATGGCCTGAGTACCCTGGAGGTCAAGTGA
- a CDS encoding glutathione S-transferase, producing MNEVVLYSFRRCPYAMRARLALRYAGVPVRIVEVSLKAKPAEMLALSPKGTVPVLSVEGEVIDESLAIMQWALARHDPDDWLLQGDPAVLALIAENDQGFKYHLDRYKYAERYPQFPMEHYRAEGEMFLQKLEGLLADRAYLLADHPSLADMALAPFVRQFAHVDRDWFGSAPYPGLQRWLGAFLQSPLFIGVMAKH from the coding sequence GTGAACGAAGTGGTGCTGTATTCGTTCCGGCGCTGCCCGTACGCGATGCGGGCACGCCTGGCCCTGCGCTACGCCGGCGTGCCGGTACGTATCGTCGAGGTGAGCCTCAAGGCCAAGCCAGCCGAGATGCTGGCACTCTCGCCCAAGGGCACGGTGCCGGTGTTGAGTGTGGAGGGCGAGGTGATCGACGAAAGCCTGGCAATCATGCAGTGGGCGCTGGCCCGGCACGATCCGGATGACTGGCTGCTGCAGGGTGATCCCGCGGTATTGGCGTTGATTGCCGAGAACGACCAAGGCTTCAAGTATCACTTGGATCGATACAAGTACGCCGAACGCTACCCGCAATTTCCAATGGAGCATTACCGGGCCGAGGGAGAGATGTTCTTGCAGAAGTTGGAGGGGTTACTGGCGGACCGCGCCTATTTGCTGGCCGATCATCCGAGCCTGGCGGACATGGCCCTGGCACCGTTTGTGCGGCAGTTTGCCCATGTGGATCGGGATTGGTTTGGCAGTGCGCCCTACCCTGGGTTGCAGCGCTGGCTAGGCGCGTTCCTGCAATCACCGTTGTTCATCGGTGTAATGGCAAAGCATTAA
- a CDS encoding lactonase family protein, which produces MMMRKFWPLLMAGSVGAMSVQAAPADTYELLVGSYTAGSSEGIYRLQFDSRTGQFQGPPVLAAKAANPSWLTISKDQKHLFVVNENGPGQEDPVGRVSSYSIDPQNHQLTLINQVQSLGNEPTHSSVAADGRYLFVANYSVLEDPGGSLAVLPVDAAGKLSPPVQLSGHPASRVNPERQASNHVHSVVSSPDGKYVFVQDLGADKVFAYRYDPKANHELPLTSADPTSVQLPPGSGPRHLLFSADGKHAWLTTEMSAQVAVFDYNDGALTQTQLVDFAAGQPVSDKAGAALHASSDGKFLYVSNRGTANQLLVFSIDPATAHLKELQRRSVEGDHPREFSLDPTGKFLLIANQKSNAIVVVERDPKTGLLGKTVQTLPIDAPSDLKFLVRQ; this is translated from the coding sequence ATGATGATGCGTAAATTCTGGCCCCTGCTGATGGCGGGCAGTGTCGGTGCGATGTCGGTGCAGGCTGCGCCGGCCGACACCTATGAACTGTTGGTGGGCAGCTACACCGCCGGCAGCAGCGAAGGGATCTATCGCCTGCAATTCGACAGCCGTACCGGTCAGTTCCAGGGCCCGCCAGTGCTGGCGGCCAAGGCTGCCAACCCGTCGTGGCTGACGATCTCCAAGGACCAGAAGCACCTGTTTGTGGTCAACGAGAATGGCCCCGGCCAGGAAGACCCGGTGGGGCGCGTGAGCAGCTACAGCATCGACCCGCAGAATCACCAACTGACCTTGATCAACCAGGTGCAGAGCCTGGGCAATGAACCGACCCATTCCAGCGTCGCCGCCGATGGGCGTTACCTGTTCGTGGCCAACTATTCGGTGCTGGAAGACCCGGGCGGCAGCCTGGCGGTGCTGCCGGTCGACGCCGCGGGCAAGCTGTCGCCCCCGGTGCAACTGAGCGGGCACCCGGCCAGCCGGGTAAACCCGGAGCGCCAGGCGTCCAACCATGTGCATTCGGTGGTGTCATCGCCGGATGGCAAGTATGTGTTTGTGCAGGACCTGGGCGCGGACAAGGTGTTTGCCTACCGCTATGACCCCAAGGCCAACCATGAGCTGCCCTTGACCTCGGCCGATCCGACCTCGGTGCAATTGCCGCCGGGCAGTGGCCCGCGCCACCTGTTGTTCAGCGCCGATGGCAAGCATGCCTGGCTGACCACCGAGATGAGCGCCCAGGTTGCGGTGTTCGACTACAACGATGGCGCGCTGACGCAGACTCAGCTGGTGGACTTCGCCGCCGGGCAGCCGGTGTCCGACAAAGCCGGCGCCGCGTTGCACGCTTCAAGCGACGGCAAGTTCCTGTATGTGAGCAACCGTGGTACGGCCAACCAATTGCTGGTGTTCAGCATCGACCCGGCCACCGCACACCTCAAGGAGTTGCAGCGTCGTTCGGTGGAAGGCGATCACCCGCGCGAGTTCAGCCTGGACCCGACCGGCAAGTTTTTGCTGATCGCCAACCAGAAGAGCAATGCAATCGTAGTGGTCGAACGTGACCCGAAGACCGGCCTGTTGGGTAAAACCGTGCAGACATTGCCGATCGATGCGCCCAGCGACCTCAAGTTCCTGGTGCGTCAATAA
- a CDS encoding DUF5629 family protein has translation MTAETLTTVLEHADMLEIDGLHAFDFSLDDETLLITAMDGRAEKRWRFSLEQVRAATFDDTLQSWTLTGDSGEHRLICLSAFTGNNNDEDEADDDA, from the coding sequence ATGACTGCCGAGACCCTGACCACCGTCCTTGAACATGCCGACATGCTGGAGATCGACGGCCTGCACGCCTTCGATTTCAGCCTGGACGACGAGACACTACTGATCACCGCCATGGACGGCCGTGCTGAAAAACGCTGGCGTTTCAGCCTGGAGCAGGTGCGAGCAGCCACCTTCGACGACACGCTGCAAAGCTGGACCCTGACCGGTGATTCGGGCGAGCACCGCCTGATCTGCCTGAGCGCGTTCACCGGCAACAATAACGACGAGGATGAAGCGGATGATGATGCGTAA
- a CDS encoding dermonecrotic toxin domain-containing protein: MHTTLSIASLEQPGLDELQRQTLDQVTHYPDTAQRQQAAGDNAAKVYVIDTTLSKGAVKTTLLSADLLITRQVGERTIVLHATAAGKVTPYASLEAFASAWSQQLAQPFDFDQMTWQRRAIDGNLFDTQAAIMLNQQLENLDAVTLPVSSNPEDLAQLFAAATATAPWFVGAPVPSTSHAQSLASKLPTWLKQASDAERFAYQRLTTSLATSVQRNGGRTFLDGIPDIRLYTQQQLDLALSTKGYAAKDVEVVFKVAVGNMGSGYIERVKMSLTDMALENLSGLPKGEMDVYVRGQQVVDSSLPQMLKDLISKVDIGKQYPALLERELLSGTEAAQQRQARFIDQVPIQLAMQALELKLKGDSGLSARGYQYINAVLQPGAGAKRVDGQEITVRPLAFVRKPGATPDVVENMFVIEPLDASQGPHVLYQPQLQPTLQEFASREALLEAIRQPGTLQQNVLNWLADHRTRAVYGNGGFNIPHIARYSLFNEFDPPATAAPTTLAVDGYDAASTLRQDLLTGDLAKHLFKSNAHSLVNLANGQSTSDTESRWASFKEVGLLLLNTLLPVLRGPGAMAGWLMQLASMENDFEQINEPNGKDHSAAVVDLLVNVALSLGHVSPTTPTRSSRFIDRPEASIPLRRDAATDPTTVNVSVQQAAPQENGLTVGNDHTVFDFAFSNPRELTPAQRAHIDSFSVTAPAPGAEPINDGASKGLFSIDNHLYAHIDNLWFRVARDLDGTFIIDPQNKARTGPSLKSGPDGRWRLDIGPKLRGGMPKRKGIKDMVRENAMAREQVVVQYEQSLLESGKTQKTFLAAVRALNEDLDAFTTARKKLMVQWGLNKGDTASQYAAPYAEQLQSTRQLRLKIDQGLRDLERAAQADIASNERAIEIITPKKNGAIDDLAEFKSMRSLIYSKNMADLLLVNNIYARLNNHTTEISLSGEPLSDMMRRAGPGAEKATYDEAIENLKIINQDREGIWRSQQALAAQLEKWKNDSPSARHSAEKFLSERKQVAPSIEAKASQLSIMANLKELSIIRSADVPSNYGVLLKARLQSANLRLVNQTFLDQHEYQGYTLTERKAALTTVIDTYEQSLNDFETLQELHPEVFRDEYRQLFVQRVTEVLDEARADLADALREEQGLSPVLPKRADKPEKDSKRRVFNTRDKQTLIGTLRAPTEGQNNVIDVLDPKTGHPIATYNEHPAQREWVRQVAYEPPAATPPRPSKSLNTYKDEVRAIIDDSIDNERRIAFQKKKLKDPTRRDGVTPLDWNDMCESLANRLKATADQVETELGDKPGTKELVAQWRAKSDELLQEGRQHTADGYKVQTPRQENVDFLWTHGFVDINLVKRAIPSKSGDVFTEYTVREKGSHKVLWYAHFHYPNAATPRNEYTAAHLKIPSQRYETQTSLIAKAGNDKKEIEKIIRARITAPLDEKLFLKL; this comes from the coding sequence TTGCACACAACCCTGAGCATCGCCAGTCTGGAACAACCCGGCCTGGATGAGCTGCAGCGCCAGACGCTGGACCAGGTGACGCACTACCCGGACACCGCGCAGCGCCAGCAGGCCGCGGGTGACAACGCAGCCAAGGTCTACGTGATAGACACAACGTTGAGCAAGGGCGCAGTGAAGACCACCCTCCTGAGTGCCGATCTGTTGATCACGCGCCAGGTCGGGGAGCGCACCATCGTCCTGCACGCAACCGCCGCAGGCAAGGTCACGCCCTATGCCTCGCTGGAAGCGTTCGCCAGCGCCTGGAGCCAGCAATTGGCGCAGCCATTCGATTTCGACCAGATGACCTGGCAGCGCAGAGCGATCGACGGCAACCTCTTCGATACCCAGGCCGCGATCATGCTCAACCAACAACTGGAAAACCTCGACGCCGTCACGCTGCCAGTCAGCAGCAATCCTGAAGACCTGGCACAACTGTTCGCTGCCGCTACCGCCACCGCGCCCTGGTTCGTTGGCGCGCCGGTGCCGTCGACGTCGCACGCACAATCACTGGCCAGCAAGCTCCCCACCTGGCTCAAGCAAGCCAGCGACGCCGAACGCTTTGCCTACCAACGCCTCACCACGTCCCTCGCCACCAGCGTACAGCGCAATGGGGGACGCACCTTCCTCGACGGTATCCCCGACATACGCCTTTATACCCAGCAGCAACTCGACCTGGCGCTGAGCACTAAAGGCTACGCCGCCAAAGATGTGGAGGTGGTGTTCAAGGTCGCCGTGGGCAACATGGGCAGTGGGTACATCGAACGGGTGAAGATGAGCCTTACTGACATGGCCTTGGAGAACCTTTCCGGCCTGCCCAAGGGCGAGATGGACGTCTACGTGCGCGGGCAACAGGTAGTCGACTCAAGCTTGCCGCAAATGCTCAAGGACCTTATCAGCAAGGTCGACATCGGCAAGCAGTATCCCGCCCTGCTGGAACGTGAACTGTTGAGTGGTACCGAGGCTGCCCAGCAACGCCAGGCGCGGTTCATAGATCAGGTGCCGATCCAGCTCGCCATGCAGGCGCTGGAATTGAAGCTCAAGGGCGATTCGGGCCTGAGCGCCCGCGGATATCAGTATATCAACGCGGTTCTCCAGCCCGGGGCCGGCGCCAAACGCGTGGACGGCCAGGAGATCACCGTGCGCCCACTGGCGTTTGTACGTAAACCGGGCGCGACACCGGATGTGGTCGAGAACATGTTCGTGATCGAACCGCTGGATGCCAGCCAAGGCCCACATGTCCTCTACCAGCCCCAACTGCAACCGACGCTGCAGGAGTTTGCCAGCCGGGAAGCCTTGCTGGAGGCCATCCGTCAACCCGGCACGTTGCAACAGAACGTGCTGAACTGGCTTGCGGATCACCGCACGCGGGCGGTGTATGGCAACGGTGGTTTCAACATCCCCCATATTGCCCGCTACAGCCTGTTCAATGAGTTCGACCCACCGGCCACCGCGGCGCCGACGACCCTGGCGGTCGATGGCTATGACGCCGCCAGTACCTTGCGCCAGGACCTGTTGACCGGTGACCTGGCCAAGCATCTGTTCAAATCCAACGCGCACAGCCTGGTCAACCTGGCAAACGGCCAATCCACGTCCGATACCGAAAGCCGCTGGGCGTCGTTCAAGGAGGTGGGCTTGCTGTTGCTCAATACATTGCTTCCGGTATTACGCGGCCCCGGCGCGATGGCTGGTTGGCTGATGCAACTGGCCAGTATGGAAAATGATTTCGAGCAGATCAATGAACCCAATGGCAAGGACCACTCCGCAGCGGTTGTCGACCTACTGGTTAATGTGGCCCTGTCGCTGGGTCACGTGAGTCCGACCACGCCCACCCGCAGCTCGCGTTTTATCGATCGTCCCGAGGCATCGATTCCCTTGCGTCGTGACGCAGCTACCGACCCCACGACGGTCAATGTGTCGGTTCAGCAGGCTGCCCCCCAGGAAAACGGTCTGACAGTGGGCAACGATCATACCGTGTTCGACTTCGCCTTCTCCAACCCGCGCGAGCTGACGCCCGCCCAACGTGCCCATATTGACTCGTTCAGCGTCACAGCGCCGGCGCCGGGCGCAGAGCCGATCAACGACGGGGCAAGCAAGGGGCTCTTCAGCATCGACAACCACCTGTATGCACACATCGACAACCTATGGTTCCGGGTGGCCCGGGACCTGGACGGCACCTTCATCATCGACCCGCAAAACAAGGCACGTACAGGGCCTTCATTGAAGTCCGGCCCAGACGGCCGATGGCGCCTGGATATCGGCCCCAAGCTAAGGGGAGGCATGCCCAAGCGCAAGGGCATAAAAGACATGGTCAGGGAAAACGCCATGGCCAGGGAACAAGTGGTCGTCCAATACGAGCAAAGCCTCCTGGAAAGCGGAAAAACCCAAAAAACTTTCTTGGCAGCCGTTCGGGCGCTCAATGAAGATCTCGATGCATTCACCACCGCACGAAAAAAACTCATGGTGCAATGGGGGTTGAACAAAGGTGACACAGCCAGCCAATACGCCGCGCCTTATGCAGAACAATTGCAATCTACGCGTCAACTCAGACTGAAGATTGACCAGGGTCTTCGCGACCTGGAGAGGGCGGCCCAAGCCGATATCGCCAGCAACGAAAGAGCCATCGAAATCATCACTCCGAAAAAAAACGGTGCGATCGATGATCTCGCCGAGTTCAAGTCCATGCGCTCGTTGATATATTCAAAGAATATGGCGGACTTGTTGCTGGTCAATAACATTTACGCCCGACTTAACAATCACACTACCGAAATCAGTCTCAGCGGTGAGCCCTTGTCCGACATGATGCGTCGAGCCGGGCCAGGCGCAGAAAAAGCTACCTACGATGAGGCGATTGAAAACCTCAAGATCATCAATCAGGACCGCGAAGGTATTTGGAGGTCCCAGCAAGCACTTGCTGCCCAACTCGAGAAATGGAAAAACGATTCGCCTTCCGCCAGACACAGCGCCGAGAAGTTCCTCAGCGAGCGGAAGCAGGTTGCACCGTCCATCGAAGCTAAAGCCTCGCAGCTGTCCATCATGGCCAACCTCAAGGAGTTGAGCATCATCAGGAGCGCTGACGTGCCGTCAAACTATGGGGTTCTTTTGAAGGCGCGGCTGCAATCGGCCAACCTGAGGCTCGTCAACCAAACCTTCCTTGACCAACACGAATATCAGGGCTACACGCTCACTGAACGCAAGGCTGCATTGACCACGGTGATCGACACCTACGAACAGTCACTGAACGACTTTGAGACCTTGCAAGAACTTCACCCCGAGGTTTTTCGCGACGAATACCGCCAACTGTTCGTCCAACGCGTCACTGAAGTCCTCGATGAGGCCAGGGCCGACTTGGCCGATGCACTGCGCGAAGAACAAGGTTTGTCGCCCGTATTACCCAAGCGCGCCGACAAGCCGGAAAAAGACTCGAAACGGCGAGTCTTCAACACGCGGGACAAGCAAACTCTGATCGGGACATTGCGTGCCCCCACGGAGGGTCAGAATAATGTCATTGATGTGCTGGACCCGAAAACCGGACACCCTATTGCGACTTATAACGAGCACCCGGCCCAGCGTGAATGGGTCAGGCAAGTTGCATATGAACCCCCCGCCGCTACGCCGCCCCGACCGTCCAAGTCTCTGAATACCTATAAAGACGAAGTGAGGGCAATCATCGACGACAGCATCGACAACGAACGCAGGATCGCGTTTCAGAAAAAAAAGCTCAAAGACCCAACAAGACGCGACGGCGTTACCCCACTTGACTGGAACGACATGTGCGAGAGCTTGGCTAACAGGCTCAAGGCAACGGCCGATCAAGTTGAAACCGAGCTTGGCGACAAGCCGGGCACAAAGGAGTTAGTCGCCCAATGGCGCGCAAAGTCCGATGAGCTGCTGCAAGAGGGACGTCAGCATACGGCCGACGGCTATAAAGTCCAAACACCGAGACAGGAAAACGTCGACTTCCTTTGGACGCACGGCTTCGTCGACATCAACCTGGTCAAACGCGCAATTCCCTCGAAATCCGGCGATGTGTTTACCGAGTATACGGTGCGGGAAAAGGGTTCGCACAAGGTGCTGTGGTACGCGCACTTTCACTACCCGAACGCTGCGACGCCGCGCAATGAGTACACTGCGGCGCACCTGAAAATCCCGTCCCAGCGCTATGAGACGCAAACATCGCTGATCGCCAAGGCGGGCAACGACAAAAAAGAGATAGAAAAGATCATCCGCGCCCGGATCACAGCGCCACTGGATGAAAAGCTGTTTTTGAAGCTGTGA